Proteins encoded by one window of Drosophila melanogaster chromosome X:
- the CG2861 gene encoding uncharacterized protein, isoform E: MDYEIIEFVRRHISHIDISAETRMRYPDPISNNNFDWNSIGLGEQEDAIGQDQQSQALNENANNVSPDVPPSTIAEPTLEPSTIEGNQGQNPRIISSMPDMMPMANSFNPLININQEAGVVINTGINSIDNGLPSTYSEHISQPTNTESTRNMNSSIFDIPSDLDNNSSNESGDEVTQPTAKQSKINANFVCKIESDTNMDKLPTTSNNTNDKPPNNTDSDSDIISISDLIEDLNLDFNQLPITSCDVETHPADTQSNIDANLPYDLISAINMDFVNPANRTYMSAANSTRGTAYKIRKPRTVKRIIKAPSKSNIGKLLREAAKKENAAAGTQRPKKATSTITSSVQNFPNPNNWPACPFPMQNGTMPADEPNDLMPTVSQSLTVPAAQNRPIQTIGKIIKPPVKRTYTKRANKTNNTNIPNKNSTGVIQSNGVAPTIRQGLVEPGGTNILMPWNRQIPMVSVAENPRVQTIDKIIVPPPKRTYKKRVNKTVNTNQSSESAVGDGAPSAPIQSIPKVRKPRGPGKKTAKMVPGQESQQDIPLGVPPNGEAPQTSSQAPVPRVKRAYRKRANNTNNTNILNVNSTGVMESNGGGPTIPNSQQIPNVAVVLNLPIQPIKPKAPRKPRAKKVCNQQPGTDIPFGVSAQGQTAQIKPKPKPRAPRVPKEPKAPKEPKAPKVPKAPRVPKAPRVPKAPRVPKAPRVPKPPKEPKPPKEPKPPKQPKAPRVPKEPKPPKVPKEPKAPRAPRAPRVPKAPKEPKVPKIPKNPRVPKAPRQPKASMNKIQNTVKVPLPIEPVPLETPTYINPINTPVQSTVGEILALGSMPPISPIKFPVLFDEHAAQHTVANSNMPQSSLPTLDIPQLPTRNNKQPSTKSAEDTEILGLGKNKNAMKSDGRIKQGRVSKPSLRFSPSSSSLRPVVRSLSSSSSSSSSWSSCTTCSTCSSCSTCSSSSDSSQSSRSRNRKRRSPKVPIPHKLFESNGEINFQLGQPTRLESPSPPPPVPMQACGTFEEHLTDLTLVRVHAISPLRSPTYDFDFDLPEPMLSEESSSSSSESNDESNVNCQMAPNSQNLEKKHQSLFEESSSSSSSESNDETNVNCQMTPNSQNQKKLQSAPIREPSPDQPPEAASRSSNGGTIGPCNLKAFRRDFMISNAENTGFTNPSELNLKKCATKVCTPMERNSGSQLPIQNRFILPNSNKEEGKMNVEPVMPKHKPSRIPIRTKTPIALNLMKEPEDNARKPKNILKPFFSNADVNPCSSTDYEPNFKPCESPLPAKQNDFKLINKDKKSWVSHYQEQESQELKENSFFYAKFNLPNIPKKSFKDSKANAERRCTKTFEDVRKEAQQSRYTKAINKRQNKKAMLESALGNAITEDPTVNCNLADNPNDQVEMPRNPDIVEPTVKPVKFKAFVSASIKPKSSKKRKLMNSASNSKLFKFKIFESEVNKDENEEEDVIPDNLIIPVKRKQNISELLDMQPSTSKAAATITSQPKIAQLKRMPSKLLNEKMKSYAKKRSNDDENKDTKNTGMHMHRYKIPKLSANKPQNTSTTQSPTRGFSRLPGMYQEPNFQNAQHPFSTRGYYPYQRAYPLHRPTSQYHMNQPQPLRLHHSMYVDAEPSFESVFPAPRYQPYNINPSMRHHYSYPGEPSPSTYPMGGIPFQNNNTLYPPMRNDLCYPRGRLNYPVRNLPPMNSQGTYPPNYPQNFLPNYPPSRQFLLSMQRLADINKQIASGSIESVGGFIQMAYAGRKYRTLKDLRERTMLSKDSLRKIFKCMCKIKRPKWRISKFYLYAYWCEISGIPQSSEFGKPLELNAAYRKVISSYAENKFLRMESLMEKTGFGKSKLKRVLKMIGRKRSTKWRLLNYRKPLIHLHRSQDM, from the exons ATGGATTACGAAATTATTGAATTCGTCAGACGGCATATAAGCCATATCGATATCAGTGCTGAAACCAGGATGCGATATCCG GATCCAATTTCCAACAACAACTTTGATTGGAACTCCATTGGATTGGGCGAACAGGAGGATGCCATTGGACAGGATCAGCAGAGCCAGGCGCTAAACGAAAATGCGAATAATGTAAGTCCGGATGTACCTCCTTCGACAATTGCAGAACCAACATTGGAACCATCAACCATAGAGGGAAATCAAGGACAAAAT cCAAGGATAATTTCGTCTATGCCTGATATGATGCCAATGGCTAATTCATTCAATCCACTCATTAACATAAATCAGGAAGCGGGTGTGGTAATTAACACAGGAATAAATTCAATAGACAATGGACTACCAAGTACATACAGTGAACACATATCTCAGCCAACTAATACAGAATCTACAAGGAATATGAATTCTTCAATTTTTGATATTCCCAGCGATCTAGACAATAATTCTTCAAATGAGTCTGGCGATGAAGTAACTCAGCCCACTGCTAAACAATCTAAAATAAATGcgaattttgtttgtaaaataGAAAGCGATACAAACATGGATAAATTACCAACTACGTCCAATAATACAAACGACAAGCCGCCAAATAACACAGATTCTGATTCGgatattatttcaatttctgATTTAATTGAAGATTTAAATTTGGATTTTAATCAACTACCGATTACCTCTTGTGACGTAGAAACCCATCCAGCAGACACACAATCTAATATCGATGCTAATTTGCCATATGATTTGATAAGTGCCATAAATATGGACTTTGTCAATCCAGCTAACAGAACATATATGTCAGCTGCCAATTCAACACGAGGAACCGCCTACAAGATTAGAAAGCCCCGGACGGTCAAGAGAATCATTAAGGCGCCATCAAAGTCCAACATTGGAAAGTTGTTGAGGGAAGCTGCCAAGAAGGAAAATGCGGCTGCGGGAACGCAGAGACCGAAGAAGGCCACGTCGACGATAACATCTTCAGTTCAAAACTTTCCAAATCCCAATAATTGGCCTGCATGCCCATTTCCGATGCAGAACGGCACTATGCCAGCAGATGAACCCAATGACTTAATGCCAACGGTTTCGCAAAGTCTAACAGTGCCAGCTGCTCAAAATCGTCCAATACAAACAATCGGAAAGATTATTAAGCCTCCTGTCAAGCGGACTTACACGAAGAGAGCCAATAAGAccaataatacaaatataccaaataaaaatagtaCTGGGGTCATACAGTCTAATGGAGTGGCACCTACAATACGACAAGGACTTGTAGAGCCCGGCGGAACTAATATTCTGATGCCATGGAATAGGCAGATACCAATGGTGTCTGTTGCTGAAAATCCACGAGTACAAACAATCGATAAAATAATTGTGCCTCCACCCAAGCGTACTTACAAGAAGAGAGTCAATAAGACCGTGAATACAAATCAGTCCTCCGAGAGTGCTGTAGGTGATGGTGCTCCGAGTGCACCTATACAATCGATCCCCAAGGTTAGGAAGCCCAGAGGTCCTGGAAAAAAAACTGCTAAGATGGTACCCGGTCAGGAATCTCAACAGGATATACCTTTAGGAGTTCCGCCAAATGGAGAAGCTCCTCAAACCTCTTCCCAGGCACCTGTGCCTCGTGTCAAGCGGGCTTACAGGAAGAGAGCCAATAATAccaataatacaaatatactTAATGTAAATAGTACCGGGGTCATGGAGTCTAATGGAGGAGGACCTACAATACCAAATAGTCAGCAGATTCCAAacgttgctgttgttctgaATTTACCTATACAACCGATCAAGCCCAAGGCTCCCAGAAAACCACGTGCTAAAAAAGTGTGCAACCAGCAACCGGGGACAGATATACCCTTTGGGGTATCGGCACAAGGACAAACGGCTCAAATCAAGCCGAAGCCTAAGCCAAGAGCTCCTAGGGTGCCCAAGGAACCTAAGGCGCCCAAGGAACCTAAGGCGCCCAAAGTACCGAAGGCACCAAGAGTACCGAAGGCACCAAGAGTACCGAAGGCACCAAGAGTACCGAAGGCACCAAGAGTACCAAAGCCACCTAAGGAACCAAAGCCACCTAAGGAACCAAAGCCACCTAAACAACCAAAGGCACCTAGGGTACCGAAGGAGCCGAAGCCGCCAAAGGTACCCAAGGAACCTAAAGCGCCTAGGGCACCCAGGGCACCCAGGGTACCAAAAGCTCCAAAGGAACCAAAAGTACCCAAGATTCCGAAGAACCCCAGGGTACCGAAAGCACCAAGGCAACCGAAAGCGTCAATGAATAAAATACAGAACACCGTAAAGGTACCGCTACCCATTGAGCCCGTACCTCTAGAAACACCCACTTACATAAATCCTATTAATACGCCTGTACAATCAACCGTTGGCGAGATACTCGCACTAGGGTCGATGCCACCCATATCGCCAATTAAGTTCCCAGTACTATTTGACGAACATGCTGCTCAGCATACCGTAGCAAACTCCAATATGCCACAATCTTCTTTGCCAACGCTAGACATTCCACAACTTCCAACAAGGAACAACAAACAGCCATCGACGAAGAGCGCAGAAGACACAGAAATATTAGGActtggcaaaaacaaaaacgctatg AAGTCAGATGGACGGATTAAGCAAGGTCGCGTGTCAAAGCCTTCATTACGTTTTTCACCATCAAGCTCTTCATTGCGCCCTGTAGTACGCTCTTTATCAAGCTCATCGTCAAGCTCTTCATCCTGGTCATCGTGTACGACCTGCTCCACCTGCTCGAGCTGCTCCACCTGCTCGAGCAGCTCCGACTCTTCACAATCTTCACGATCGCGTAACCGGAAACGTCGATCTCCAAAAGTTCCAATTCCCCACAAGCTATTTGAATCCAATGGGGAAATAAATTTTCAGTTGGGCCAACCAACCCGCCTTGAATCACCATCACCTCCGCCACCCGTGCCCATGCAAGCGTGTGGCACCTTTGAAGAGCATTTGACAGATTTGACATTGGTGCGCGTTCATGCTATATCGCCGTTAAGAAGCCCCACAtatgatttcgatttcgactTGCCAGAGCCCATGTTGTCCGAGGAGTCATCCAGTTCTTCGTCGGAGAGCAATGATGAAAGCAATGTGAACTGTCAGATGGCACCGAATTCTCAAAAT TTGGAGAAAAAACATCAAAGCTTGTTTGAGGAGTCATCCAGTTCTTCTTCGTCGGAGAGCAATGATGAGACCAATGTGAACTGTCAGATGACACCGAATTCTCAAAAT CAGAAAAAACTTCAAAGTGCTCCCATTAGAGAGCCCAGTCCAGATCAACCCCCAGAAGCAGCTTCCAGATCATCCAATGGAGGCACAATTGGGCCTTGTAACCTAAAAGCTTTTAGGCGTGATTTTATGATTTCAAATGCCGAGAATACTGGATTTACTAACCCAAGTGAATTAAATTTGAAGAAATGTGCCACTAAAGTATGCACTCCAATGGAAAGAAATTCTGGTTCTCAATTGCCTATTCAGAATCGCTTTATATTGCCCAattcaaataaagaagaaGGTAAGATGAATGTTGAACCAGTGATGCCAAAGCACAAGCCATCAAGGATCCCAATAAGAACCAAAACACCGATAGCTTTGAATTTAATGAAAGAACCAGAGGATAATGCACGCAAACCAAAAAATATCCTTAAGCCTTTCTTTTCGAATGCAGACGTAAACCCTTGTAGCTCTACAGATTATGAGCCGAACTTTAAACCGTGTGAAAGTCCTTTGCCAGCTAAGCAGAACGACTTTAAACTGATAAATAAGGACAAAAAGTCTTGGGTATCACATTACCAAGAACAAGAATCGCAGGAGTTAAAGGAAAATTCATTCTTTTATGCAAAGTTTAACTTACCTAATATTCCAAAGAAATCATTCAAAGATTCCAAAGCTAATGCTGAGCGACGTTGCACCAAAACATTTGAAGATGTACGCAAGGAAGCACAACAATCGAGATATACTAAAGCGATCAATAAAAGGCAGAATAAAAAGGCTATGCTAGAGTCGGCTCTAGGAAATGCTATCACAGAAGATCCAACTGTAAATTGTAATTTGGCCGATAATCCAAACGATCAGGTGGAAATGCCACGTAATCCTGACATTGTTGAACCAACTGTAAAACCTGTTAAATTTAAAGCATTCGTGAGCGCCAGCATAAAACCTAAATCTTCCAAAAAGCGTAAGTTGATGAACAGTGCGTCCAACTCAAAGCtcttcaaatttaaaattttcgaatCAGAAGTAAATAAAGACGAAAACGAAGAAGAAGATGTCATACCCGACAATCTAATAATACCAgttaaacgtaaacaaaacATTTCTGAGCTACTAGATATGCAGCCTAGTACTTCTAAAGCTGCTGCAACAATAACTTCTCAACCAAAAATTGCTCAATTAAAGCGAATGCCTTCGAAACTATTGAacgaaaaaatgaaatcatatGCTAAAAAACGTTCAAATGATGATGAAAATAAGGATACAAAAAATACTGGAATGCATATGCATCGTTATAAAATTCCCAAGCTTTCCGCAAATAAACCACAG AATACATCGACGACACAATCTCCGACACGCGGATTTTCACGATTACCTGGAATGTACCAGGAGCCAAACTTTCAGAATGCTCAACACCCCTTCTCAACAAGGGGCTATTATCCCTATCAAAGGGCCTATCCACTGCATCGCCCGACCAGTCAGTATCATATGAACCAACCCCAACCATTGAGATTGCATCATTCCATGTACGTTGATGCGGAACCGTCATTTGAAAGCGTTTTTCCAGCTCCACGATACCAACCATATAACATTAACCCGTCAATGAGACACCATTACTCCTATCCCGGGGAGCCGTCTCCCAGTACATATCCAATGGGTGGTATTCCCTTTCAGAACAATAACACGCTCTATCCCCCGATGAGGAATGATTTATGCTACCCAAGGGGCCGTCTGAACTATCCTGTAAGAAATTTACCACCGATGAACTCTCAAGGGACTTATCCACCAAATTATCCACAGAATTTTCTACCGAATTATCCACCCTCTCGTCAATTTTTGCTTTCAATGCAACGTCTAGCTGATATAAATAAACag atCGCATCGGGTTCGATCGAAAGCGTTGGTGGTTTTATTCAAATGGCCTATGCAGGTCGGAAATACCGGACTCTTAAGGATCTCAGGGAGCGAACAATGCTATCCAAAGACAGTTTGCGTAAGATTTTCAAGTGCATGTGCAAAATTAAGCGTCCCAAGTGGCGTATCagcaagttttatttgtatgccTATTGGTGTGAAATATCGGGGATCCCACAAAGTTCTGAATTTGGAAAACCG TTGGAACTAAACGCTGCCTATCGCAAGGTAATTAGTTCCTATGCCGAAAACAAGTTTCTACGCATGGAGTCTTTAATGGAGAAAACTGGGTTTGGGAAAAGCAAACTGAAGCGAGTTCTAAAGATGATCGGTAGAAAACGATCCACGAAATGGCGTCTGCTCAATTATAGGAAGCCACTTATTCACTTGCACCGCAGTCAAGACATGTAG
- the CG2861 gene encoding uncharacterized protein, isoform D has product MDYEIIEFVRRHISHIDISAETRMRYPDPISNNNFDWNSIGLGEQEDAIGQDQQSQALNENANNVSPDVPPSTIAEPTLEPSTIEGNQGQNPRIISSMPDMMPMANSFNPLININQEAGVVINTGINSIDNGLPSTYSEHISQPTNTESTRNMNSSIFDIPSDLDNNSSNESGDEVTQPTAKQSKINANFVCKIESDTNMDKLPTTSNNTNDKPPNNTDSDSDIISISDLIEDLNLDFNQLPITSCDVETHPADTQSNIDANLPYDLISAINMDFVNPANRTYMSAANSTRGTAYKIRKPRTVKRIIKAPSKSNIGKLLREAAKKENAAAGTQRPKKATSTITSSVQNFPNPNNWPACPFPMQNGTMPADEPNDLMPTVSQSLTVPAAQNRPIQTIGKIIKPPVKRTYTKRANKTNNTNIPNKNSTGVIQSNGVAPTIRQGLVEPGGTNILMPWNRQIPMVSVAENPRVQTIDKIIVPPPKRTYKKRVNKTVNTNQSSESAVGDGAPSAPIQSIPKVRKPRGPGKKTAKMVPGQESQQDIPLGVPPNGEAPQTSSQAPVPRVKRAYRKRANNTNNTNILNVNSTGVMESNGGGPTIPNSQQIPNVAVVLNLPIQPIKPKAPRKPRAKKVCNQQPGTDIPFGVSAQGQTAQIKPKPKPRAPRVPKEPKAPKEPKAPKVPKAPRVPKAPRVPKAPRVPKAPRVPKPPKEPKPPKEPKPPKQPKAPRVPKEPKPPKVPKEPKAPRAPRAPRVPKAPKEPKVPKIPKNPRVPKAPRQPKASMNKIQNTVKVPLPIEPVPLETPTYINPINTPVQSTVGEILALGSMPPISPIKFPVLFDEHAAQHTVANSNMPQSSLPTLDIPQLPTRNNKQPSTKSAEDTEILGLGKNKNAMKSDGRIKQGRVSKPSLRFSPSSSSLRPVVRSLSSSSSSSSSWSSCTTCSTCSSCSTCSSSSDSSQSSRSRNRKRRSPKVPIPHKLFESNGEINFQLGQPTRLESPSPPPPVPMQACGTFEEHLTDLTLVRVHAISPLRSPTYDFDFDLPEPMLSEESSSSSSESNDESNVNCQMAPNSQNVSMHFLKVMVFYNCYVLFQQLEKKHQSLFEESSSSSSSESNDETNVNCQMTPNSQNKKLQSAPIREPSPDQPPEAASRSSNGGTIGPCNLKAFRRDFMISNAENTGFTNPSELNLKKCATKVCTPMERNSGSQLPIQNRFILPNSNKEEGKMNVEPVMPKHKPSRIPIRTKTPIALNLMKEPEDNARKPKNILKPFFSNADVNPCSSTDYEPNFKPCESPLPAKQNDFKLINKDKKSWVSHYQEQESQELKENSFFYAKFNLPNIPKKSFKDSKANAERRCTKTFEDVRKEAQQSRYTKAINKRQNKKAMLESALGNAITEDPTVNCNLADNPNDQVEMPRNPDIVEPTVKPVKFKAFVSASIKPKSSKKRKLMNSASNSKLFKFKIFESEVNKDENEEEDVIPDNLIIPVKRKQNISELLDMQPSTSKAAATITSQPKIAQLKRMPSKLLNEKMKSYAKKRSNDDENKDTKNTGMHMHRYKIPKLSANKPQNTSTTQSPTRGFSRLPGMYQEPNFQNAQHPFSTRGYYPYQRAYPLHRPTSQYHMNQPQPLRLHHSMYVDAEPSFESVFPAPRYQPYNINPSMRHHYSYPGEPSPSTYPMGGIPFQNNNTLYPPMRNDLCYPRGRLNYPNFLPNYPPSRQFLLSMQRLADINKQIASGSIESVGGFIQMAYAGRKYRTLKDLRERTMLSKDSLRKIFKCMCKIKRPKWRISKFYLYAYWCEISGIPQSSEFGKPLELNAAYRKVISSYAENKFLRMESLMEKTGFGKSKLKRVLKMIGRKRSTKWRLLNYRKPLIHLHRSQDM; this is encoded by the exons ATGGATTACGAAATTATTGAATTCGTCAGACGGCATATAAGCCATATCGATATCAGTGCTGAAACCAGGATGCGATATCCG GATCCAATTTCCAACAACAACTTTGATTGGAACTCCATTGGATTGGGCGAACAGGAGGATGCCATTGGACAGGATCAGCAGAGCCAGGCGCTAAACGAAAATGCGAATAATGTAAGTCCGGATGTACCTCCTTCGACAATTGCAGAACCAACATTGGAACCATCAACCATAGAGGGAAATCAAGGACAAAAT cCAAGGATAATTTCGTCTATGCCTGATATGATGCCAATGGCTAATTCATTCAATCCACTCATTAACATAAATCAGGAAGCGGGTGTGGTAATTAACACAGGAATAAATTCAATAGACAATGGACTACCAAGTACATACAGTGAACACATATCTCAGCCAACTAATACAGAATCTACAAGGAATATGAATTCTTCAATTTTTGATATTCCCAGCGATCTAGACAATAATTCTTCAAATGAGTCTGGCGATGAAGTAACTCAGCCCACTGCTAAACAATCTAAAATAAATGcgaattttgtttgtaaaataGAAAGCGATACAAACATGGATAAATTACCAACTACGTCCAATAATACAAACGACAAGCCGCCAAATAACACAGATTCTGATTCGgatattatttcaatttctgATTTAATTGAAGATTTAAATTTGGATTTTAATCAACTACCGATTACCTCTTGTGACGTAGAAACCCATCCAGCAGACACACAATCTAATATCGATGCTAATTTGCCATATGATTTGATAAGTGCCATAAATATGGACTTTGTCAATCCAGCTAACAGAACATATATGTCAGCTGCCAATTCAACACGAGGAACCGCCTACAAGATTAGAAAGCCCCGGACGGTCAAGAGAATCATTAAGGCGCCATCAAAGTCCAACATTGGAAAGTTGTTGAGGGAAGCTGCCAAGAAGGAAAATGCGGCTGCGGGAACGCAGAGACCGAAGAAGGCCACGTCGACGATAACATCTTCAGTTCAAAACTTTCCAAATCCCAATAATTGGCCTGCATGCCCATTTCCGATGCAGAACGGCACTATGCCAGCAGATGAACCCAATGACTTAATGCCAACGGTTTCGCAAAGTCTAACAGTGCCAGCTGCTCAAAATCGTCCAATACAAACAATCGGAAAGATTATTAAGCCTCCTGTCAAGCGGACTTACACGAAGAGAGCCAATAAGAccaataatacaaatataccaaataaaaatagtaCTGGGGTCATACAGTCTAATGGAGTGGCACCTACAATACGACAAGGACTTGTAGAGCCCGGCGGAACTAATATTCTGATGCCATGGAATAGGCAGATACCAATGGTGTCTGTTGCTGAAAATCCACGAGTACAAACAATCGATAAAATAATTGTGCCTCCACCCAAGCGTACTTACAAGAAGAGAGTCAATAAGACCGTGAATACAAATCAGTCCTCCGAGAGTGCTGTAGGTGATGGTGCTCCGAGTGCACCTATACAATCGATCCCCAAGGTTAGGAAGCCCAGAGGTCCTGGAAAAAAAACTGCTAAGATGGTACCCGGTCAGGAATCTCAACAGGATATACCTTTAGGAGTTCCGCCAAATGGAGAAGCTCCTCAAACCTCTTCCCAGGCACCTGTGCCTCGTGTCAAGCGGGCTTACAGGAAGAGAGCCAATAATAccaataatacaaatatactTAATGTAAATAGTACCGGGGTCATGGAGTCTAATGGAGGAGGACCTACAATACCAAATAGTCAGCAGATTCCAAacgttgctgttgttctgaATTTACCTATACAACCGATCAAGCCCAAGGCTCCCAGAAAACCACGTGCTAAAAAAGTGTGCAACCAGCAACCGGGGACAGATATACCCTTTGGGGTATCGGCACAAGGACAAACGGCTCAAATCAAGCCGAAGCCTAAGCCAAGAGCTCCTAGGGTGCCCAAGGAACCTAAGGCGCCCAAGGAACCTAAGGCGCCCAAAGTACCGAAGGCACCAAGAGTACCGAAGGCACCAAGAGTACCGAAGGCACCAAGAGTACCGAAGGCACCAAGAGTACCAAAGCCACCTAAGGAACCAAAGCCACCTAAGGAACCAAAGCCACCTAAACAACCAAAGGCACCTAGGGTACCGAAGGAGCCGAAGCCGCCAAAGGTACCCAAGGAACCTAAAGCGCCTAGGGCACCCAGGGCACCCAGGGTACCAAAAGCTCCAAAGGAACCAAAAGTACCCAAGATTCCGAAGAACCCCAGGGTACCGAAAGCACCAAGGCAACCGAAAGCGTCAATGAATAAAATACAGAACACCGTAAAGGTACCGCTACCCATTGAGCCCGTACCTCTAGAAACACCCACTTACATAAATCCTATTAATACGCCTGTACAATCAACCGTTGGCGAGATACTCGCACTAGGGTCGATGCCACCCATATCGCCAATTAAGTTCCCAGTACTATTTGACGAACATGCTGCTCAGCATACCGTAGCAAACTCCAATATGCCACAATCTTCTTTGCCAACGCTAGACATTCCACAACTTCCAACAAGGAACAACAAACAGCCATCGACGAAGAGCGCAGAAGACACAGAAATATTAGGActtggcaaaaacaaaaacgctatg AAGTCAGATGGACGGATTAAGCAAGGTCGCGTGTCAAAGCCTTCATTACGTTTTTCACCATCAAGCTCTTCATTGCGCCCTGTAGTACGCTCTTTATCAAGCTCATCGTCAAGCTCTTCATCCTGGTCATCGTGTACGACCTGCTCCACCTGCTCGAGCTGCTCCACCTGCTCGAGCAGCTCCGACTCTTCACAATCTTCACGATCGCGTAACCGGAAACGTCGATCTCCAAAAGTTCCAATTCCCCACAAGCTATTTGAATCCAATGGGGAAATAAATTTTCAGTTGGGCCAACCAACCCGCCTTGAATCACCATCACCTCCGCCACCCGTGCCCATGCAAGCGTGTGGCACCTTTGAAGAGCATTTGACAGATTTGACATTGGTGCGCGTTCATGCTATATCGCCGTTAAGAAGCCCCACAtatgatttcgatttcgactTGCCAGAGCCCATGTTGTCCGAGGAGTCATCCAGTTCTTCGTCGGAGAGCAATGATGAAAGCAATGTGAACTGTCAGATGGCACCGAATTCTCAAAATGTTAGTATGCACTTCTTAAAAGTTATGGTTTTTTACAattgttatgttttatttCAACAGTTGGAGAAAAAACATCAAAGCTTGTTTGAGGAGTCATCCAGTTCTTCTTCGTCGGAGAGCAATGATGAGACCAATGTGAACTGTCAGATGACACCGAATTCTCAAAAT AAAAAACTTCAAAGTGCTCCCATTAGAGAGCCCAGTCCAGATCAACCCCCAGAAGCAGCTTCCAGATCATCCAATGGAGGCACAATTGGGCCTTGTAACCTAAAAGCTTTTAGGCGTGATTTTATGATTTCAAATGCCGAGAATACTGGATTTACTAACCCAAGTGAATTAAATTTGAAGAAATGTGCCACTAAAGTATGCACTCCAATGGAAAGAAATTCTGGTTCTCAATTGCCTATTCAGAATCGCTTTATATTGCCCAattcaaataaagaagaaGGTAAGATGAATGTTGAACCAGTGATGCCAAAGCACAAGCCATCAAGGATCCCAATAAGAACCAAAACACCGATAGCTTTGAATTTAATGAAAGAACCAGAGGATAATGCACGCAAACCAAAAAATATCCTTAAGCCTTTCTTTTCGAATGCAGACGTAAACCCTTGTAGCTCTACAGATTATGAGCCGAACTTTAAACCGTGTGAAAGTCCTTTGCCAGCTAAGCAGAACGACTTTAAACTGATAAATAAGGACAAAAAGTCTTGGGTATCACATTACCAAGAACAAGAATCGCAGGAGTTAAAGGAAAATTCATTCTTTTATGCAAAGTTTAACTTACCTAATATTCCAAAGAAATCATTCAAAGATTCCAAAGCTAATGCTGAGCGACGTTGCACCAAAACATTTGAAGATGTACGCAAGGAAGCACAACAATCGAGATATACTAAAGCGATCAATAAAAGGCAGAATAAAAAGGCTATGCTAGAGTCGGCTCTAGGAAATGCTATCACAGAAGATCCAACTGTAAATTGTAATTTGGCCGATAATCCAAACGATCAGGTGGAAATGCCACGTAATCCTGACATTGTTGAACCAACTGTAAAACCTGTTAAATTTAAAGCATTCGTGAGCGCCAGCATAAAACCTAAATCTTCCAAAAAGCGTAAGTTGATGAACAGTGCGTCCAACTCAAAGCtcttcaaatttaaaattttcgaatCAGAAGTAAATAAAGACGAAAACGAAGAAGAAGATGTCATACCCGACAATCTAATAATACCAgttaaacgtaaacaaaacATTTCTGAGCTACTAGATATGCAGCCTAGTACTTCTAAAGCTGCTGCAACAATAACTTCTCAACCAAAAATTGCTCAATTAAAGCGAATGCCTTCGAAACTATTGAacgaaaaaatgaaatcatatGCTAAAAAACGTTCAAATGATGATGAAAATAAGGATACAAAAAATACTGGAATGCATATGCATCGTTATAAAATTCCCAAGCTTTCCGCAAATAAACCACAG AATACATCGACGACACAATCTCCGACACGCGGATTTTCACGATTACCTGGAATGTACCAGGAGCCAAACTTTCAGAATGCTCAACACCCCTTCTCAACAAGGGGCTATTATCCCTATCAAAGGGCCTATCCACTGCATCGCCCGACCAGTCAGTATCATATGAACCAACCCCAACCATTGAGATTGCATCATTCCATGTACGTTGATGCGGAACCGTCATTTGAAAGCGTTTTTCCAGCTCCACGATACCAACCATATAACATTAACCCGTCAATGAGACACCATTACTCCTATCCCGGGGAGCCGTCTCCCAGTACATATCCAATGGGTGGTATTCCCTTTCAGAACAATAACACGCTCTATCCCCCGATGAGGAATGATTTATGCTACCCAAGGGGCCGTCTGAACTATCCT AATTTTCTACCGAATTATCCACCCTCTCGTCAATTTTTGCTTTCAATGCAACGTCTAGCTGATATAAATAAACag atCGCATCGGGTTCGATCGAAAGCGTTGGTGGTTTTATTCAAATGGCCTATGCAGGTCGGAAATACCGGACTCTTAAGGATCTCAGGGAGCGAACAATGCTATCCAAAGACAGTTTGCGTAAGATTTTCAAGTGCATGTGCAAAATTAAGCGTCCCAAGTGGCGTATCagcaagttttatttgtatgccTATTGGTGTGAAATATCGGGGATCCCACAAAGTTCTGAATTTGGAAAACCG TTGGAACTAAACGCTGCCTATCGCAAGGTAATTAGTTCCTATGCCGAAAACAAGTTTCTACGCATGGAGTCTTTAATGGAGAAAACTGGGTTTGGGAAAAGCAAACTGAAGCGAGTTCTAAAGATGATCGGTAGAAAACGATCCACGAAATGGCGTCTGCTCAATTATAGGAAGCCACTTATTCACTTGCACCGCAGTCAAGACATGTAG